The DNA window CTCGTCGTGCGGCACCTCGACCGACACGACGGCATCGAGGGGCGGCGGATGACGCTCGAGGATCGCCTGCAGCGCCTCGGCCTGCGGGAGCGTCCGCGGGAAGCCGTCGAGCACGAAGCCGGGGCGACAGTCGGGCGCCTGGAGCCGCTCCTCGACGATGCCGATGACGACCTCGTCGGGGACCAGCTGACCGGCTTCCATGTAGCGCCGCGCCGCCCGCCCGAGCTCCGTGCCGGCGTGCTGCGCGTCGCGCAGCATGTCGCCCGTCGAGATCTGCGGAATGCCGTAGACCTCCTGGAGAAGACGCGCCTGCGTCCCCTTGCCCGCACCGGGTGGGCCGATCATGACAACGCGAACCACGCTCCTACCGCCGCCCCCGGATCCGGCCCTTCTTCATGAAGCCCTCGTAGCTGCGAGAGATCATGTGGGTCTCCATCGCGGCGACGGTGTCGAGCGCGACGCCGACGACGATCAGCAAGGCCGTACCGCCGAAGTAGAACGGCACGCGGAAGCGGGCGATCAGGATGCTCGGCAGCACCACGACGGCAGCGATGTACAGCGCGCCTGCGAGCGTGATGCGCACGAGGATCCGGTCGATGTACTCGGCCGTGCGCTGTCCCGGGCGAATGCCGGGAATGTAGCCGCCGAACTTCTTCAGGTTGTCCGCCACGTCGGTCGGGTTGAAGGTGACGGCGGTGTAGAAATAGCAGAAGAAGACGATCAGCCCGACGTCGACGAGGTTGTAGATCCAGCTGCCCGGCGTGAGCGCACCCGATACCCACTGGGCGGCGGCGCTGTCCGGGAACATGCCGGCGATCGTGGCCGGGAACAGCAGGATCGACGACGCGAAGATCGGCGGAATGACACCGGCGGTGTTGATCTTGAGCGGCAGGTGCGACGTCTGTCCGCTGTACATGCGCCGGCCCACGACCCGCTTCGCGTACTGCACCGGGATGCGCCGCTGGCCGCGTTCCATGAAGATGATCGCGGCGACGACGACGATCATGATGACCGCCATCGTGAGGGCCGCGAACAGCGACATCTCACCCGACCGCAGATACTCGAGCGACAGCACGCCGGCCGACGGGATGCTGGCCACGATACCGGCGAAGATGATCATCGAGATACCGTTGCCGATGCCGCGTTCGGTCATCTGCTCGCCGAGCCACATGATGAACGCGGTACCGGTCGTGAGCGTGATGACCGTCATCAGGCGGAACGACCAGCCGGGCTGGTAGACCACGCTGCCGCCGCCCGGCGCCTGGATGCTCTCGAGGCCCATGGCGATGAAGAAGCCCTGGACGAGCGCGAGCCCGATCGTGCCGTAGCGCGTGTACTGCGTGATCTTGCGCCGGCCGGCCTCGCCTTCCTTGGAGAGCTTCTCCAGGTAGGGAATGACGACCGTCAGCAGCTGGAGGATGATGCTCGCGCTGATGTACGGCATGATGCCGAGCGCGAAGATCGAGAAGCGCTCGAGCGCGCCGCCCGAGAAGAGGTTCACCAGCTGGAAGATGTTGCTGCGCGCCTCGTCGAAGAACTGCGAGAGCGCCTGGCCGTCGATACCGGGCGTCGGCACGGCGCAGCCGAGGCGATAGACCGCCAGCGCGCCGGCCGTGAAGAGCAGCCGCTTGCGCAGCTCGGGCAGGCGCGAGGCGCTGCCGAACCCTTCAAGCACCGATGACCTCGGCGGTACCGCCCGCCGCCGCGATCGCTTCGCGGGCGCTCGCGCTGAACGCATGGGCGCGCACGGTGAGCGCGTGGCCGATCGAGCCCGCACCGAGGATCTTCACGCGGCCGCGCTTCGGCAGCAGCCCGCGTGCGCGTAGCTCGTCGGGCCCGATGCTGGCGCCGGCCTCGAATGCCCCGAGCTGGCCCAGGTTCACGACGGCGTACTCGACCCGGTCCACCGGACGGAAGCCCCGCTTCGGCAGACGCCGCTGGAGCGGCATCTGCCCGCCCTCGTAGCCCGGACGGCTGTTGCCGCCGGAGCGCGACTTGCGCCCCTTGTGGCCGCGACCCGCGGTCTTGCCGTGGCCCG is part of the bacterium genome and encodes:
- a CDS encoding adenylate kinase, coding for MIGPPGAGKGTQARLLQEVYGIPQISTGDMLRDAQHAGTELGRAARRYMEAGQLVPDEVVIGIVEERLQAPDCRPGFVLDGFPRTLPQAEALQAILERHPPPLDAVVSVEVPHDELVRRLSGRLVCRNCGAMYHREFAPPKKPDVCDVCGGPLYQRDDDREDRISARLQLLDREIAPVVQFYRQAGLLREIVGTGRREDVFGRVQASLR
- the secY gene encoding preprotein translocase subunit SecY; this encodes MLEGFGSASRLPELRKRLLFTAGALAVYRLGCAVPTPGIDGQALSQFFDEARSNIFQLVNLFSGGALERFSIFALGIMPYISASIILQLLTVVIPYLEKLSKEGEAGRRKITQYTRYGTIGLALVQGFFIAMGLESIQAPGGGSVVYQPGWSFRLMTVITLTTGTAFIMWLGEQMTERGIGNGISMIIFAGIVASIPSAGVLSLEYLRSGEMSLFAALTMAVIMIVVVAAIIFMERGQRRIPVQYAKRVVGRRMYSGQTSHLPLKINTAGVIPPIFASSILLFPATIAGMFPDSAAAQWVSGALTPGSWIYNLVDVGLIVFFCYFYTAVTFNPTDVADNLKKFGGYIPGIRPGQRTAEYIDRILVRITLAGALYIAAVVVLPSILIARFRVPFYFGGTALLIVVGVALDTVAAMETHMISRSYEGFMKKGRIRGRR
- the rplO gene encoding 50S ribosomal protein L15; the encoded protein is MDLGTLHPAPGSTHRKKRVGRGTGSGHGKTAGRGHKGRKSRSGGNSRPGYEGGQMPLQRRLPKRGFRPVDRVEYAVVNLGQLGAFEAGASIGPDELRARGLLPKRGRVKILGAGSIGHALTVRAHAFSASAREAIAAAGGTAEVIGA